The following proteins come from a genomic window of Sulfitobacter indolifex:
- a CDS encoding BMP family protein, with amino-acid sequence MTQRNLTRRFLLGTAAMLAGASLLPQGALAAEPLKVAGVYTVPVEQQWVSRIHKAAETAQERGDIEYTFTENVSNTDYARVLREYAEAGNQLIVGEVFGAEAEAREVAADYPEVAFLMGSSFKQDDALPNFAVFDNYIQDAAYLSGIIAGSMTESGNIGMVGGFPIPEVNRLMHAFMAGAAEMNPDIKFQVSFIGSWFDPPKAKETAFAMVEQGADVLYAERFGVSDAAQEKGVLAIGNVIDTQAEYPETVVASALWHFEPTLDAAIAAVKAGEFKADDYGRYSFMSEGGSSLAPLGTFEGKVPQEALDMVKEREQAIKDGSFTVDINDEEPKSS; translated from the coding sequence ATGACACAACGCAATCTCACACGCCGCTTCCTATTGGGCACGGCCGCCATGCTGGCCGGGGCCAGCCTTTTGCCGCAGGGCGCGCTTGCCGCTGAGCCGCTGAAAGTCGCGGGCGTCTATACCGTTCCGGTCGAGCAGCAGTGGGTCAGCCGCATCCATAAAGCCGCTGAGACGGCACAGGAACGCGGCGACATCGAGTATACCTTCACCGAGAATGTCTCCAACACCGACTACGCCCGCGTGCTGCGCGAATATGCAGAGGCCGGCAACCAGTTGATCGTGGGCGAGGTCTTTGGCGCCGAAGCTGAGGCGCGCGAAGTTGCCGCCGATTACCCCGAGGTTGCCTTCCTCATGGGCTCCAGCTTCAAGCAAGACGACGCGCTGCCCAACTTCGCGGTCTTTGACAACTACATCCAAGACGCGGCGTATCTGTCGGGCATCATCGCAGGGTCCATGACTGAGAGCGGCAACATCGGCATGGTCGGCGGCTTCCCGATTCCCGAAGTGAACCGCCTGATGCATGCCTTCATGGCGGGCGCAGCCGAGATGAACCCTGACATCAAGTTCCAGGTCAGCTTTATCGGCTCTTGGTTCGATCCGCCCAAAGCCAAGGAAACCGCCTTTGCCATGGTCGAGCAGGGGGCGGACGTGCTCTATGCCGAGCGTTTCGGCGTCTCTGACGCGGCGCAGGAAAAGGGCGTTCTGGCCATCGGCAACGTGATCGACACCCAAGCCGAATACCCCGAGACAGTCGTCGCCTCGGCCCTGTGGCATTTCGAGCCAACGCTCGACGCCGCCATCGCCGCCGTCAAAGCGGGCGAGTTCAAAGCCGACGACTATGGCCGCTATTCCTTCATGTCCGAGGGCGGCTCCTCGCTCGCCCCGCTGGGCACCTTCGAGGGCAAAGTCCCGCAAGAGGCGCTGGATATGGTTAAGGAACGCGAGCAGGCGATCAAGGACGGCTCTTTCACCGTCGATATCAACGACGAAGAGCCGAAGTCCTCCTAA
- a CDS encoding beta-lactamase hydrolase domain-containing protein, translating into MTDDSQKIATIDPTHNVALFTPDAKALEQAASAGMKTVINFRAADEKGGLSPDEERLVAEKLGLNYLHHPVTPDTLGPETVDEFRRSLDDLPQPVFLHCASGKRAGAMTLMALAADKGWDGDTALQEGKTRGIDLTEEKIGQFVKSYADRKA; encoded by the coding sequence ATGACCGACGACAGCCAGAAGATCGCGACCATCGACCCTACGCATAACGTGGCCCTGTTCACGCCAGACGCCAAAGCGCTGGAGCAGGCGGCTTCGGCCGGGATGAAAACAGTGATTAATTTTCGCGCCGCGGATGAGAAAGGCGGCCTTTCCCCCGACGAGGAGCGTTTGGTAGCCGAGAAGCTGGGGCTGAATTACCTGCACCATCCGGTCACGCCCGATACGCTTGGCCCCGAGACGGTGGATGAATTCCGCCGCTCATTGGATGACCTGCCGCAGCCGGTATTTCTGCACTGCGCCTCAGGCAAACGTGCGGGGGCGATGACCTTGATGGCCCTTGCGGCAGATAAGGGATGGGACGGCGACACGGCCCTGCAAGAGGGCAAAACGCGCGGCATCGATCTGACCGAAGAGAAGATCGGCCAGTTCGTGAAATCTTATGCGGATCGCAAAGCGTGA
- a CDS encoding ArsR/SmtB family transcription factor, whose product MKNVNDFLDGDIAGAAALMTMLASEARLQILCRLLGGERSVGDLAQVCGLSQSTMSQQLKKLKEAGLVDSRRAGQTIYYCVKGQEAVAILETLHGLYCAQK is encoded by the coding sequence ATGAAAAACGTGAACGACTTCTTAGACGGTGATATTGCCGGGGCTGCGGCGCTCATGACGATGCTTGCGTCTGAGGCGCGGTTGCAGATCCTGTGCCGTTTGCTGGGCGGCGAACGCTCGGTCGGGGATTTGGCGCAGGTCTGCGGCCTGTCGCAATCCACCATGTCCCAGCAGCTTAAGAAGCTGAAAGAAGCGGGTCTTGTCGACAGCCGCCGCGCGGGGCAGACGATTTACTATTGCGTGAAGGGGCAGGAGGCCGTGGCGATTTTGGAAACGCTGCACGGCCTTTACTGCGCGCAAAAGTAA
- a CDS encoding YeeE/YedE family protein: protein METEFTPWLSLGGGAMIGASAVLLMATNGRIAGISGLTSRLFARSSDGEARGVSFFFVLGLLLAAPLWLIVSGNWPQQWVPSNPLLMAVAGLLVGFGATYGNGCTSGHGVCGISRGSARSIVATVTFMATAFVTVFVMRHVLGA, encoded by the coding sequence ATGGAAACTGAATTCACACCTTGGCTGTCGCTCGGCGGTGGCGCCATGATCGGAGCCTCGGCGGTGCTGCTGATGGCGACGAACGGGCGTATCGCGGGCATCAGCGGCCTTACCTCGCGTCTATTTGCGCGCAGCAGTGACGGCGAAGCGCGGGGCGTTTCATTCTTCTTCGTTCTGGGGCTTTTGCTGGCAGCACCGCTTTGGCTAATCGTTTCCGGCAATTGGCCCCAGCAATGGGTGCCGTCGAACCCGCTGTTGATGGCCGTGGCTGGGCTGCTCGTCGGCTTTGGCGCGACCTATGGCAATGGCTGCACCTCGGGCCATGGGGTCTGCGGGATCAGCCGAGGGTCGGCACGGTCGATTGTGGCCACTGTGACTTTCATGGCGACGGCATTCGTGACCGTGTTTGTCATGCGGCATGTGTTGGGAGCGTGA
- a CDS encoding YeeE/YedE family protein — MKQIFALLSGLIFGIGLIVSGMADPAKVLNFLDVFGTWDPSLAFVMGGAIAVTAPGFAWLFRSRQTPYFDNTFRVPTRNDLEPKLLTGAAIFGIGWGLGGFCPGPALTALPLAASGTLIFVPFMLGGMWIARHTPDLTPKTKEGTA, encoded by the coding sequence ATGAAACAGATTTTTGCCCTCCTCTCCGGCCTTATCTTTGGCATTGGCCTTATCGTCTCTGGCATGGCAGACCCCGCCAAGGTGCTCAACTTTCTCGATGTCTTTGGCACTTGGGATCCCAGCCTTGCCTTTGTCATGGGCGGTGCCATCGCTGTGACAGCACCGGGCTTTGCATGGCTGTTCCGCAGCCGTCAAACCCCCTATTTCGACAACACATTCCGCGTCCCCACCCGCAACGATCTTGAGCCGAAACTGCTGACTGGTGCTGCGATCTTTGGCATCGGTTGGGGCTTGGGCGGCTTCTGCCCCGGCCCTGCGTTGACCGCCCTGCCCTTGGCGGCCAGTGGCACGTTGATCTTTGTCCCCTTCATGCTGGGCGGCATGTGGATCGCCCGCCACACCCCTGATTTGACTCCAAAAACTAAGGAAGGAACTGCCTGA
- a CDS encoding MBL fold metallo-hydrolase → MSDPLNSPIVRHSPSNGAGSPDVWGIYEPDTGSIQYICADPATKKAALIDVVWNFDPKNYKFTTESMDQVLDLVKEHGLSVEWVLDTHPHADHVMASAHLKERTGAPNAIGALVPEIAKIWADLYNLPEAFDPDRDFDHLFEEGETFKIGELEAKVMLSPGHTLGSITYVCGDAAFVHDTLMQPDAGTSRSDFPGGKTAELWDSIQDILALPGDTRLYIGHDYGTEDRKEPTWEATVDEHKANNIHVKDGTKREDYIERRQKRDATLSLPNRILAALQINLRGGRLPPAEDDGNHYLKLPVNRFD, encoded by the coding sequence ATGAGCGACCCTCTTAACTCTCCCATTGTGCGCCATTCCCCCTCAAACGGTGCGGGCAGCCCCGATGTCTGGGGCATTTACGAGCCCGACACCGGCTCGATCCAATACATCTGCGCCGATCCGGCGACCAAAAAGGCCGCGCTGATTGATGTGGTGTGGAACTTTGACCCGAAGAATTACAAGTTCACGACCGAGAGCATGGATCAGGTCTTGGACCTTGTGAAAGAGCACGGACTGAGCGTGGAATGGGTGCTTGATACGCATCCCCATGCCGACCACGTCATGGCCTCCGCCCATCTGAAAGAACGGACCGGCGCGCCCAATGCCATCGGTGCACTGGTGCCTGAGATCGCAAAGATTTGGGCGGACCTTTATAATCTGCCAGAGGCTTTTGACCCCGACCGCGACTTTGACCATCTGTTTGAAGAAGGCGAGACCTTTAAGATCGGTGAACTAGAGGCGAAAGTGATGCTTTCGCCCGGCCATACGCTGGGGTCGATCACTTACGTTTGTGGCGATGCCGCCTTCGTGCATGATACATTGATGCAGCCTGATGCGGGCACTTCACGGTCGGACTTCCCCGGCGGCAAGACGGCGGAGCTTTGGGACTCGATCCAAGATATCCTCGCCCTGCCCGGCGACACGCGGCTTTACATCGGCCATGACTACGGCACCGAAGACCGCAAGGAACCGACGTGGGAAGCCACGGTTGATGAGCACAAAGCCAACAACATCCATGTCAAAGACGGCACCAAGCGCGAGGACTACATCGAGCGCCGCCAAAAGCGAGACGCGACCCTGTCGCTGCCGAACCGCATCCTTGCCGCCTTGCAGATCAACCTGCGCGGCGGGCGGCTGCCCCCGGCAGAGGATGACGGCAACCACTACCTCAAACTGCCAGTGAACCGTTTCGACTGA
- a CDS encoding SulP family inorganic anion transporter, with amino-acid sequence MTLPPLAQYLPILDWGRRYDRSQFTGDMVAAVIVTIMLIPQSLAYALLAGMPPEAGIYASIAPIVLYAIFGTSRALAVGPVAVVSLMTAAAVGNIAEAGTAGYVTAALTLAFLSGAMLLALGLFRLGFLANFLSHPVIAGFITASGILIAASQLRHILGIQGEGHTLVEILASLWAHLGEVNPITVLLGVTATAFLFWVRGGLKPLLLRVGLGPRMADIGAKTGPVLAIVGTTLAVWAFDLGSRGVAIVGDVPQSLPPLTLPSFSPDLLSQLFVPALLISIIGFVESISVAQTLAAKKRQRIDPDQELIGLGSANLGAAFTGGFPVTGGFSRSVVNFDAGAETPAAGAFTAVGLALAALFLTPLIFFLPKATLAATIIVAVLSLVDFSILKRAWAFSHADFAAVSVTILLTLIFGVEAGVSAGVITSILVHLYKTSRPHMAVVGRVPGTEHFRNVLRHEVETQPHVLSLRVDESLYFPNARYLEDQLARYAAEKPELTDVVLMFPAVNEIDLSALESLEAINTRLRDADIRLHLSEVKGPVMDRLQRSHFLDDLTGEVFLSQHEAVCALAKQH; translated from the coding sequence ATGACCCTGCCGCCGCTTGCGCAATATCTGCCGATCCTCGACTGGGGGCGGCGCTATGATCGTAGCCAGTTCACCGGGGATATGGTGGCGGCGGTGATCGTCACTATCATGTTGATCCCGCAATCGCTGGCCTATGCGCTGCTTGCGGGGATGCCGCCCGAGGCGGGTATCTATGCCTCCATCGCGCCGATTGTGCTCTATGCGATTTTCGGAACCAGCCGGGCGCTGGCAGTGGGGCCAGTGGCGGTGGTGTCGCTGATGACAGCGGCGGCGGTGGGCAATATCGCCGAAGCCGGCACGGCCGGCTATGTCACCGCGGCGCTGACGCTGGCGTTTCTGTCGGGCGCGATGCTGCTGGCGCTTGGGCTGTTCCGGCTGGGGTTTTTGGCAAATTTCCTATCGCACCCGGTGATTGCGGGGTTCATCACCGCGTCGGGCATCCTGATTGCGGCAAGTCAGTTGCGGCATATTCTGGGGATCCAAGGCGAGGGCCATACACTGGTCGAGATCCTTGCCAGCCTTTGGGCGCATCTGGGTGAGGTGAACCCGATCACCGTACTGCTGGGTGTAACCGCGACGGCGTTTCTTTTCTGGGTCCGGGGCGGGCTGAAGCCTTTGCTCTTGCGTGTGGGGCTGGGGCCGCGCATGGCCGATATTGGGGCGAAGACAGGGCCAGTGCTGGCGATTGTCGGCACCACGCTGGCGGTTTGGGCCTTTGATCTGGGCAGCCGCGGCGTGGCCATCGTGGGCGACGTGCCGCAAAGCCTGCCGCCGCTCACTCTGCCTTCCTTCTCGCCTGACCTACTGTCACAGCTCTTCGTCCCCGCGCTGCTGATTTCGATCATCGGCTTTGTGGAAAGCATCAGTGTGGCGCAGACATTGGCCGCCAAGAAGCGTCAACGGATTGACCCAGATCAGGAACTGATCGGTCTCGGCAGCGCCAACCTCGGGGCGGCGTTCACCGGGGGCTTCCCGGTCACGGGGGGATTTTCACGCTCGGTGGTAAACTTTGACGCGGGGGCCGAGACGCCCGCCGCCGGCGCCTTCACCGCCGTTGGGCTGGCGCTCGCGGCGCTGTTTCTCACGCCGCTAATTTTCTTCCTGCCCAAGGCGACGCTGGCCGCCACGATCATCGTCGCGGTACTGAGCCTCGTAGATTTCTCGATCCTCAAACGCGCGTGGGCTTTTAGCCATGCCGACTTCGCAGCCGTGAGCGTAACGATCCTGCTCACGCTGATTTTCGGCGTTGAAGCGGGGGTGAGCGCGGGGGTCATCACCTCGATCCTGGTCCATCTTTATAAGACCTCGCGCCCGCATATGGCTGTGGTGGGCCGCGTGCCGGGCACCGAGCATTTCCGCAATGTTCTGCGCCATGAGGTCGAGACACAACCGCATGTGCTGTCGCTGCGGGTGGATGAGAGCCTCTACTTCCCCAACGCGCGCTACCTAGAGGACCAACTTGCACGCTATGCCGCCGAAAAGCCCGAGCTGACGGATGTGGTCCTGATGTTCCCGGCGGTAAATGAGATCGACCTTTCGGCACTGGAATCGCTTGAGGCGATCAACACACGGCTGCGGGATGCCGATATCCGGCTGCATCTAAGCGAGGTGAAAGGCCCGGTCATGGACCGCCTTCAACGCAGCCACTTCTTGGATGATCTGACGGGCGAAGTGTTTCTCAGCCAGCATGAAGCTGTTTGCGCCTTAGCTAAGCAGCACTAG
- a CDS encoding CreA family protein encodes MNKIFARAAALSACLFATAASAEQVGNVDVDWLGNDIIVEAVADPKVKGVTCHLAYFERGLIDRLQKGNWFEDPSNSSISCRQTGPIEVGDIEMDDEGENVFSERRSIIFKTLRVKRIFDEENNTLIYISHSQQVQDGSAKMSMSTVPLYQSGQ; translated from the coding sequence ATGAACAAGATATTTGCGCGCGCCGCCGCCCTTTCCGCCTGCCTTTTTGCCACTGCTGCCTCCGCCGAACAGGTGGGGAATGTCGACGTGGACTGGCTCGGCAATGACATCATCGTCGAAGCGGTGGCCGACCCTAAGGTTAAGGGCGTGACCTGCCATCTGGCCTACTTCGAGCGCGGTTTGATCGACCGGCTGCAAAAGGGCAACTGGTTCGAAGACCCGTCGAACTCTTCCATCTCTTGCCGCCAGACCGGCCCGATTGAAGTGGGTGATATCGAGATGGATGACGAGGGCGAGAATGTCTTTAGCGAACGCCGATCGATCATCTTCAAAACACTGCGGGTGAAGCGCATTTTCGACGAAGAGAATAACACGCTGATCTACATCAGCCACAGCCAGCAGGTGCAGGACGGATCGGCCAAGATGTCGATGTCGACTGTGCCGCTTTACCAGTCCGGACAATAA
- a CDS encoding lytic murein transglycosylase — protein sequence MRHSRRTFAFGLAALGLTSACSNGGGALGPAAAAGVPDDLRPVANAGYDAWVASFKGRASAQGISASTLAQGFSGAGYLPGVVKRDRNQTEFSRSLEDYLAIAASDDRVSKGRAAFARHRSTLSAIESRYGVAAEIVAAIWGLESFFGERRGNVPVVSATSTLAYDGRRGAFFEKQLIAALKILQNGDISADRLTGSWAGAMGHTQFIPTSYQAFAVDFTGDGRRDIWSEDPSDALASTAAYLSRNGWTRGIKWGGELGSIPASAGSVIQPQAGGPQFVVTSNFRALKRYNNSDSYAIGVGHLADRIAGGGPLRGSFPPDANGLTKDDRMALQQRLTARGFDTDGTDGVIGPNSRKAISAYQQSIGLPATGEPSMDLLRRLQ from the coding sequence ATGAGACATTCACGCAGAACATTCGCATTCGGGCTCGCCGCACTGGGGCTGACATCGGCCTGCTCGAACGGCGGCGGCGCACTCGGGCCCGCAGCGGCGGCTGGGGTGCCGGACGATCTGCGGCCCGTGGCCAATGCAGGGTACGATGCTTGGGTCGCGTCGTTTAAAGGCCGCGCTTCGGCGCAAGGGATTTCTGCCAGCACCTTGGCCCAAGGGTTTAGCGGCGCGGGCTACCTGCCCGGTGTGGTGAAGCGGGACCGTAACCAGACTGAATTTAGCAGGAGCTTAGAGGACTACCTCGCCATCGCGGCCTCCGATGACCGGGTTTCCAAAGGTCGCGCGGCCTTTGCGCGGCATCGCAGCACGCTGAGCGCTATCGAAAGCCGCTACGGCGTCGCCGCCGAGATCGTCGCGGCGATTTGGGGGCTTGAGAGTTTCTTTGGCGAGCGGCGCGGCAATGTGCCTGTGGTCTCAGCTACTTCCACATTGGCCTATGATGGGCGGCGCGGCGCATTCTTTGAAAAGCAGCTGATCGCGGCGCTGAAAATCTTGCAAAACGGCGACATCAGCGCGGACCGCCTCACCGGGTCTTGGGCGGGCGCCATGGGGCATACGCAGTTCATTCCCACGTCCTATCAAGCCTTTGCCGTGGATTTCACCGGCGACGGGCGGCGCGATATCTGGTCTGAGGATCCCAGCGATGCGCTGGCGTCGACCGCCGCTTATCTTTCGCGCAACGGTTGGACGCGCGGTATCAAATGGGGTGGTGAGTTGGGCAGCATCCCCGCCAGCGCCGGCTCGGTGATCCAGCCGCAGGCAGGTGGGCCGCAGTTTGTCGTGACCAGCAATTTCCGGGCGCTGAAGCGCTACAACAACTCCGACAGCTATGCCATCGGCGTGGGCCATCTGGCCGACCGCATCGCCGGGGGCGGACCGCTGCGCGGCAGCTTCCCACCCGATGCCAATGGGTTGACCAAAGACGACCGGATGGCGCTGCAACAGCGGCTGACGGCGCGAGGGTTTGACACCGATGGCACCGACGGTGTGATCGGGCCGAACAGCCGCAAAGCAATCAGCGCATACCAGCAAAGCATCGGCCTGCCTGCGACCGGCGAGCCTTCGATGGACCTGCTGCGCCGCCTGCAATAG
- a CDS encoding FliI/YscN family ATPase, whose amino-acid sequence MQTLFSELTSFAREAGEAEITGEVRAITGITLTAVGLERVLGIGERCIVHGSDGPVHAEVVGLGTHGTELLPFGSWRGVAAGDRVEVAIGRDVIRPDESWKGRVISASAAPLDGKGHLPEGNQPRPLRAAPPGAFDRKRIGPKLATHVRALDVFTPLCQGQRLGIFAGSGVGKSTLMAMLARYTDCDVVVMALVGERGREVQDFISSDLGPEGMEKAVLVVATGDEPPLTRRQAAWTAMAVAEHFRDQGQHVLLLMDSVTRFAMAQREIGLASREPPTAKGYPPTVFSELPQMLERAGPGPVGKGDITAIFTVLVDGDDMNDPIADAVRGITDGHIVLDRKIAEKGRYPAIDLLASVSRTLPDCHSDAEYTLLTAAHKALAAHADMEELIRIGAYRSGSNPELDRAIAFAGPCEAFLSQRKAEHTPPQASFAEVAGMLDRAGISPG is encoded by the coding sequence ATGCAGACACTCTTTTCCGAGCTGACAAGCTTTGCCCGCGAGGCTGGCGAGGCCGAGATCACCGGCGAAGTGCGTGCAATCACCGGCATCACGCTGACCGCTGTGGGGCTTGAACGGGTGCTGGGCATCGGTGAGCGCTGCATCGTGCATGGATCTGATGGTCCGGTCCATGCCGAGGTCGTGGGGCTAGGTACGCATGGCACAGAATTGCTCCCCTTCGGGTCGTGGCGCGGGGTCGCCGCGGGTGATCGGGTTGAGGTCGCGATTGGCCGCGATGTGATCCGCCCGGATGAAAGTTGGAAGGGGCGGGTGATCAGCGCCTCGGCAGCACCGCTCGACGGGAAGGGGCATTTGCCCGAAGGTAATCAGCCCCGCCCGCTGCGCGCCGCCCCGCCGGGTGCGTTCGACCGCAAACGCATCGGCCCGAAACTCGCGACCCATGTGCGCGCGCTCGATGTGTTCACGCCGCTTTGCCAAGGCCAGCGCTTGGGTATCTTTGCAGGCTCGGGCGTCGGTAAATCGACGCTTATGGCCATGCTGGCACGCTATACGGACTGCGATGTGGTGGTTATGGCGCTGGTTGGCGAACGGGGCCGCGAGGTGCAGGATTTCATTTCATCCGACCTTGGCCCCGAGGGGATGGAGAAGGCGGTTCTCGTTGTCGCGACGGGCGACGAGCCGCCGCTCACCCGCCGCCAAGCCGCTTGGACAGCTATGGCCGTGGCCGAGCATTTCCGCGATCAGGGGCAGCACGTGCTGCTGCTGATGGACAGCGTGACCCGCTTTGCCATGGCGCAGCGCGAAATTGGTCTTGCGTCACGCGAACCCCCCACCGCCAAAGGCTACCCGCCGACAGTGTTTTCCGAGCTTCCGCAGATGCTGGAGCGGGCAGGGCCGGGGCCGGTGGGCAAGGGCGATATCACCGCGATTTTCACCGTTCTGGTGGATGGTGATGACATGAATGACCCCATCGCCGACGCCGTGCGCGGGATCACGGATGGGCATATCGTGTTGGACCGTAAGATCGCCGAAAAAGGGCGTTATCCGGCGATTGACCTGCTGGCCAGCGTCTCGCGGACGTTGCCGGATTGTCACAGTGATGCGGAGTATACGCTGCTGACCGCCGCTCATAAGGCGCTGGCGGCCCATGCCGATATGGAAGAGTTGATCCGCATCGGCGCTTACCGCAGCGGCAGCAATCCCGAGTTGGACCGCGCCATCGCATTCGCCGGGCCGTGTGAGGCGTTCCTTAGCCAGCGCAAGGCCGAGCACACCCCGCCGCAAGCCTCTTTCGCTGAGGTGGCAGGGATGCTCGACCGTGCTGGTATCAGCCCCGGCTAG
- the flgB gene encoding flagellar basal body rod protein FlgB yields MNLSNLSILGLASDRMQWLSARQKVVSENVANVATPNFKARDVSSFASMLSGELSRDNGLVTTHDKHFTGVAQGTPGVREVTDRSVIGTTLDGNTVNLEEQAVKAAEIDDHYRLAAQLYRKSYDMLTMAVTGNR; encoded by the coding sequence ATGAACTTGTCTAATCTTTCTATTCTTGGGCTCGCTTCGGACCGGATGCAGTGGCTTTCGGCCCGGCAAAAGGTCGTGTCTGAAAACGTGGCCAATGTGGCGACGCCGAACTTCAAGGCGCGTGACGTGTCGTCCTTCGCCTCAATGCTGAGCGGAGAGCTTTCGCGCGATAATGGGTTGGTAACCACCCATGACAAGCATTTCACCGGCGTGGCCCAAGGCACACCCGGCGTGCGTGAGGTGACGGATCGTAGCGTCATCGGCACAACGCTGGACGGCAATACCGTCAACCTAGAAGAACAGGCAGTGAAGGCCGCCGAGATCGACGATCATTACAGGTTGGCCGCACAGCTTTATCGCAAGAGCTATGACATGCTCACCATGGCCGTCACCGGAAACAGGTAA
- the flgC gene encoding flagellar basal body rod protein FlgC, protein MDPLQSIAKIAASGMTAQTARLRVISENVANADSTGTTPGADPFRRKTISFSELIDRNGGGSLVEVDRIGRDQSPFRRDYDPAHPAADETGYVNRPNVDPIIEMANMREASRNYEANMNMFESGRRMRSQMLDLLK, encoded by the coding sequence ATGGATCCGCTTCAGTCTATCGCCAAAATCGCCGCCAGCGGGATGACCGCGCAGACCGCGCGTCTGCGGGTGATTTCGGAAAACGTGGCCAACGCCGATTCAACAGGCACCACGCCGGGCGCTGACCCTTTCCGCCGCAAGACCATCAGCTTTTCCGAGTTGATTGACCGTAACGGCGGCGGATCACTGGTTGAGGTTGACCGTATTGGGCGCGATCAATCGCCCTTCCGGCGCGACTATGATCCGGCGCATCCGGCAGCGGATGAGACTGGCTATGTCAACCGGCCCAATGTCGACCCGATCATTGAAATGGCCAACATGCGCGAAGCATCGCGCAATTATGAGGCAAACATGAACATGTTCGAGTCCGGCCGCCGGATGCGCAGCCAAATGCTCGACCTGCTGAAGTGA
- a CDS encoding flagellar hook-basal body complex protein FliE: MSDPASLISTAAVRGAYRTSQSLTGQKGEGIAEEAGASANSFTNLVQQASESALETVRGGEAVAQAGLRGEADTQQVVEAMLAMESTVKVAVSVRDRFVEAYQEILRMPI, from the coding sequence ATGAGCGATCCTGCTTCCTTAATCTCTACCGCCGCCGTCCGGGGTGCCTACCGCACCTCGCAATCGCTGACGGGCCAAAAGGGTGAAGGCATCGCCGAAGAAGCCGGTGCCAGCGCCAATAGTTTCACCAATCTGGTGCAGCAGGCCTCGGAAAGCGCGCTGGAAACGGTGCGCGGGGGCGAGGCCGTGGCCCAAGCCGGGCTGCGCGGCGAGGCGGATACTCAGCAGGTGGTTGAGGCGATGTTGGCGATGGAAAGCACCGTGAAAGTGGCCGTGTCGGTGCGCGATCGCTTTGTCGAAGCCTATCAGGAAATCCTGCGGATGCCGATCTAG
- the fliQ gene encoding flagellar biosynthesis protein FliQ, whose amino-acid sequence MTETQTYDIISDTVWAVLLASGPVLGVALGIGLVIAFFQALTQIQEMTLTFVPKIVMIFVTLLVATPFMYATLKNLSDTVFDLVQNGGL is encoded by the coding sequence ATGACCGAAACCCAGACCTATGACATCATCTCTGACACCGTCTGGGCCGTGCTTTTGGCCTCTGGTCCGGTGCTGGGGGTGGCATTGGGCATTGGTTTGGTGATCGCGTTTTTCCAAGCACTGACGCAAATTCAGGAAATGACGCTGACCTTCGTGCCCAAGATCGTGATGATCTTTGTCACCCTGCTGGTCGCGACGCCATTTATGTATGCCACGCTCAAAAACCTGTCGGATACGGTCTTTGACCTCGTGCAAAACGGTGGGCTGTGA